A stretch of the Streptomyces ortus genome encodes the following:
- a CDS encoding organic hydroperoxide resistance protein gives MTDTIYRGIATSTGDGRAGGRARTNDGLLDVTLAIPKEMGGPGGATNPEQLFAAGWASCFHSALKAVAAQQQIQISDSAVVAEVGVEKTPEGGFGLNAALHVELAGVAQEAADKLVEAAHAMCPYSKATRGNVPVALDVTVA, from the coding sequence GTGACTGACACCATTTACAGAGGCATTGCCACGTCCACCGGCGACGGCAGGGCGGGAGGACGTGCGCGGACCAATGACGGACTGCTCGACGTGACACTCGCAATCCCGAAGGAGATGGGCGGCCCCGGGGGCGCAACCAATCCCGAGCAGCTGTTCGCCGCAGGCTGGGCCTCTTGCTTCCACTCGGCCCTCAAGGCCGTAGCGGCCCAGCAGCAGATCCAGATCTCCGACTCTGCTGTCGTCGCCGAGGTGGGCGTGGAGAAGACGCCGGAGGGTGGATTCGGCCTCAACGCCGCCCTGCATGTCGAACTGGCCGGCGTCGCGCAGGAGGCAGCGGACAAGCTGGTTGAGGCAGCTCACGCCATGTGCCCGTACTCCAAGGCGACACGCGGCAACGTTCCGGTTGCCCTCGATGTCACGGTAGCGTGA